TCGTCGCCGATGCGTCGCCGATGTGTCGCGATCCGCGTTCCACACCGCGTTGGCGGTGGTTATCCTCATCGCTATACTGCCCGAGCAGCCCACGAGCGTCGTGTGGGCGGAGGAGCGAGCGATGACACTGGCGATCCCCACGCAGACGAAAACGGTTCGACCCGGCCGCTGGCGATTCACCGTCGAGCAGTACCACAGGCTGTTCGAGGCGGACGCCTGGCCGGAGGATGTCCGCACCGAGCTGATCCACGGGGACATCTACGTCATGGCACCCATCGGCGGCGAGCATATCCATTCATCGCTCTACCTTGTGAACTACCTGGCCCACCAATTCGGACGCCGAGCGCTCGTCTCTGCGCAGAACTCGCTTCAACTAGCGGACGACACCGAGGTCATGCCCGACGTCGCCGTCGTCGGGCCCGACGTGCTTGCGCGCGACGACCGGCTCTGGCCGTCCGACGTGGCGTTCATCGTCGAGATCGCCCAGTCCTCGGTGCGGCACGACCGCGCCATCAAGCTACCGTTGTACGCCCGCTCGGGCATCCCGGAGTACTGGATCGCCGTGCTGCCGAAGCGTCAGCTGGAAGTCTATCGGGACTTGGACGCGGCGGCCGGACGGTACCGGACGATGGCGGTGCTCGAGCCGGGGGACACGGTGTCGCCGGAGCGCTGGCCGGACGTGCGGTTGGACGTGGCGGACATCGTGCGGGCGAAGCGGGGCTAGGCGGGGCGGACGGCCTTCGGCCCTCATCCCCCGACCCCCTCCCCCCAACTCCGGGGGAGGGGGAGGATCACGAGCTGGAGGATGGATCCCGCGCTGTGCGTCGTTCGGCGCACGAGCTTAGCGGTTAGCCCACGGCAGAAAGGTCGACCAGTTGGGCGTGGCTGCAGTAGTCAGAAGCGTCGGGGTGGCAGTCGTGGTCGCCGTCGCCGATACCGTCGCAGTCGCCTCCCCAACCTCATCTGCCGCCGGACACTCGATCGGCCCGGCGCTAATGATCAGGTTGTCGAAGTACCGCTCCTGGCCCTTCACCGACCCATCGTTCCAGTAGTTCTCGACGAAGACCGCGTTCAGCGCAAAGTCGCGATAACTTCGGACGAAGTCGAGCCCATCTCGCCGCGCTTCGAGCTGGCCGTCGACGAAGAACTCCTGCACGCCGTTCGCCTGTCCGGGGTCGTTCAGGCGGACGTGGTGGACGACGCAGTACCAGCGGCCGCTGTTGGCGGTGTCGAATACGGCGGTCGTGCCGGGCCGGTACCCGAGCCACTCGAAGCTCGCGAAGTCATTGTAGGTCATGCACTTCACCGCGTTCGACGGGTCGACGCAGCGCGCGGGGTCGACGAGGAGGTGGTTCTTGCCGTCGCCCCACAGGTGCGCGACCATCGCCTGCCGCCAGTCGCTCGCGTGCGTGAACACGGTGGCGCGCGAGAGCTTGGCGGGGTCGCCGGCCCAGCCGACGTCGTGCCGCACATCGAGCCGGTACCAGATCTCGCGGAAGTTCTCGTCGGGGCGGATGCGCGACCGGTTCATGTAGCCGTTTGGGTTCCGCCCGAACGCCACCTTCAGCCCGCCCGCCCCGACCTCGCCCTGCTGCCACACCGTGCGCATGCCGAGCGAGCCGTCCCGCCCGACGCCCGCGGCGCGCGCGAATTCACCGTCGTCGTCGTCGATCTCGAAGTAGCGGCCGACGCCGACGTTGGGGGCGGCGGACTCGAAGTCGTCGCAGAAGATCCACTCGGGGTGGGCGGGGGCGTCGGCGCAAGGAGCGGCACCAGCGACGGTGTCGGCTGTGGCCACCCCGTCGGCGGCGACGTGGGCGACGATCGCCGGCAGCGCAAGAGCGCCGGATGCGAGCACGGCGGCCAAGCGCCCGGGCGCGCTCATCGTTCGCGTCTCAGCTCAACCAACGCCCAACAATGTACGTCGCGAACACCGCCGCATCCACGTAGTTCGTCCCCATCACGCGCACGTAGTTCCGCTCCCAGTTGCCGCCATCGAACGTGCGGCCCCACCACGCGATGTGGACGAGGTGCCCGAGCCAGAACGCGCCGACGAGGGCCGCGTCGATCTGGCCCTCCAGGCGGTAGAGGACGGCGATGAGCGCCGCACCGCTGACGGCCAGCAGCGCGAGCGCGAACGCGAACGAGCCGCGCACGCCCAGCGCCCGCGAGAGCGTTCGGTCGCCGGCGTTCGCATCGTCCTCGAGCTGATACAGCTGGGTGAGCGGGTACATGCCGAGCGTCAGCGCGCTGACCGCCAGGCCGCCGAGGGCTGGGATGCCGCCGAGGACATCGGCCGGCGCGCCGCCGGCGGCGACGTAGCCGGCCGTATACGTCAGGAATCCCTGGCCGATGGCCACGACAGCGGCGCTGCCGATCGGGCTGCCCTTGAGCCGGACGGCCGGATGGCTGTAGGCCAGGCTGAGGGCCATGAAGACGACATAGATGGCGATGTACGCGGCCGGCAGCCGCAGCACGGCAGCGACGACGAGGCCGAGGATCTGGATCCCCCACGCCAGCCGCCACAACCACGGGTCGACGGCCGGCGGCTTCCTCAGGCCGCCGATCGGGCCGGTGTCCTTGTCGTAGAACGAGTTGAGGGCGTTGACGCCGCCGTACAGGCACAGGTTGTAGAGGACGAACGCGATCCAGAACGAAACGCCGGGGAATGCGCCCGGGTCATGGACGAACGCGCCCCACAGGAACAGCGGCGCCAGCACGGCGATGAAGCGGATCCGCAGGTGGATGAGGAACCGGCCGAAGGCGATGCCGAGGGGCGGGTTGGCGGACATGGGGGCGGCTCCAAGGGGGCGGACGTCGAGACAGGGCGCCATGGTAGCGCGGGGCGGCGGGTTGGTCGATCCTTCGCGCCCGTCGCGTCACTCGCCCGCCCCCGCCGGCAGCATCACCGCCTCCGACGCCGCGCTCTCGCCGCGCTCGAAGTACGCCGTCGACACCGCGACCCAGTACGCGCGGCCCGGGTCGAGCCAGTCCATGACCTTCATCGGCCCGTCGTCGTGCCCGGTCGCCCGGGCGTAGCTGTAGCGAAGGCTCGGCGGTCCGCCGTCCGCGGGCGAGGCCACGACGTGGTACATCCAGGCGTCCGGCACGGGATCCCACGACACGACCCACGGCTGGGCCGCGCCGAGCGACGCGGCCGCAGCGCGCCCGGTGCGCAGGTTGGTGGGCGGCGCGCCGATGCCGGCGAACGGAAGGGCGCCGATGTCGGTGCCGTCGCTGGCGGCGTGGCGGGCGGGCGAGAGGGGGGTGAGCCACCAGTCCATCGGGGCGCGAAGGGCGTCGACGGAGAGATCACCATCGACGGCCGGAATCCACGTGGCGTACGGCCGCTTGGTCTCGCTGAACAGGTTGTGGTGGGCGTCGATGCCGGCCGAGCCGATGTCCAACGGGCCGTTGTCGATCCCGACATCGGCGCCTTCGAACAAGCTGTTCGTCAACCGGCTCTGCGGTCGGCGAATCCGCGCTCCCGTGCCGGCGCTGACGGTGAGATGGTCGGCGACGAGGTGGGTGTTGGCATCGGTGTTGATCCCGATATCGCAGTTGACGATGCTGCGCCTGATGTCGATCTGCGCGATACACTCCGGCCCGGTGGTGCACGTGCCGACGAGACCGTTGGCAAGCTGAAAGAGCATCACATCCCGGATCGTGTGACGGCCGGGTCCGTCGACGAGGATGCCGACCTCGAACGGGTTCTCGGACCAGATCCTCACCCCTTCGATCGTCGTCTTCTCGCCCGCGGCGAGCACGAAGTTCTCTACCGCGGCCAGGACCAAGGTCACCCCCGCCAGGGATGCCCGCCACGATCGCCCGCCGACCGCCGGCGCCGGATAGGGGGACGCGGACACGATCGACGACCGCCGCCAACCCGCCCCGCGCAGCGTGACGCCGTCCGGCAGGCGCAGTCCCTTCTCCGCGTACGTCCCCTCGGCCAGCCGCACGGTATCGCCCGGACGCGCGGCGGCGAAGGCGGCGGCGATCGTGGCGTACTCGCTCGGGACATCCAACGTGCGGGCACGCGGGGGTGGGGGGTTGACGTGGACGATGGGGAGGTTGAGGCGGTGGGGAGGCGCCTCGGCGTGGGCGGTGGGGATGGGGGCGGGGCGAGGGGCGACGACTACGGCAAAGGCAACGAGCAGCGTGAGAAGCGTGAGGAAGTGGATCCGCAGCTGCCGCTCGGCGAACTGCGCGACGAGGCGATGGACGACGTCCGGCGCCGTGATGGCGGGGGATGCGGCGGCGACGGTAGGGTTGGCGTGGTCGGTGTGATCGTCGTGCATGGTGCGGAATGATGCCCACACCAACCGCGCAGCGCAACGCATCGCCCCGCGGACGTCGGATGCGCGGTGCTGCGGCCTGGCATCTGGGGCGGTTGTCCCGACGGGTTGCGGCTGGCCGCAAGCGGACGTGCGGTGGCACACTCGCGGGTATGGCCCTGCGTCGCCCGCCGACCGTGCTGCTCGCCCTCCTTGCCCTCATGATCCCCCTCGCCCTCGCGTGGTGGCTTTTTGTGCCGCCGTGGGAGGCGCCGGACGGGATCTGGCATTGGCACTTTGCGGCGCATCTGGCGGACGGCGGCGGGTTGCCGCGGTCGGTCGAGGAGGCGCGGGATGCGCCGTGGCGGCAGGAGGGGAGCCAGCCGCCGCTGTACTACGCGCTCGTCGCGCTCGTCGTCCGGCCGTTCGATCGCGGCGACAGCGCGACGGCGATGCGCGACAACCCGCATGCCGCCGTTGGCGTCACGACGGCGGGCGGGAACGTGAATCGGGTCGTCCACCCGCCCGGCGAGCGCTTTCCGTGGCACGGCGTCGCCCGCGCCGCCCGCGCCGCCGGTCTCGTCAGCCTCGCCCTCGCCGTCGTCGCCGTCCTCGCCACGTTCGCCGCCGCCCGCCGCTTGCTCCCCGATCTCCCCGACGTCGCCCTCGCCGCCGCCGCCACCGTCGCCCTCTCGCCCGCGACGCTGTTCTTCGGCACGCAGGTGAGCAACGACATCGCGGCGCTCGCGGCTGGCGCGATCGTCCTGTGGGCCGTCGCGCGCGTCTTGGACGGAGGGGCGACGGCGCGCAACGCGGCGGCCCTCGGCATCGCGTGCGGCACGGCGCTCCTGTGCAAGCTGAACGGGCTGTTCCTCATCCCACCGGCCATCGTCGCGATCCTCGTCGCGGGACGCGCGGCGGAGGGCGGCCACAAGGGCCGCCCCTACCATGGTTGGTACCGGCGCGGCGAGTCGACAGGGGCCGCGCGGCCGACGAGCTCCTCAGCCTTCGCATCGTCCACTCTCCTCCCCCTCGCCGCCTTCACCCTCACCCTGACCCTCCTCGCCGTCTGGTGGCCGCTGCGCAACCTCCGCCTCTTCGGCGACCCCACCGGCCTGCCGCTCATGTGGGCCGCCATGCAGCGCCGACCGAGCCCGCCGGGGCTGGCCGAGTTGGCCGGGCAGATCGTCGGTGTTTGGAAGAGCATGTGGGCCGTGTTCGGCTGGTACAACCTGCCGGCGTCGGACACGGTGTTCATCGGCCTGGCGGCGGCAGCGGTCATCGGTGTCGCCGGTGCGATGTGGGCGACATGGCGTGGCGACGGGCGGATGCGTTGGGCCGTCGCCACGTGCGCGCTGATCGTCACATCGCTCCTCGCGGGCGTTGTGCTCTGGGCGCGGGTGCAGTTCCCGCAAGGACGGCTGATGTTCCCGGCCGTGCCGGCGCTGGCGGTGCTGCTGGCCGTCGGGTGGGGCGTCGTCGGTCGGCCGATGTTCGGCGCGCGCCGCTGGCCGTGGGTCATTGTGGCCGGATGGGCGATGTTGTCGGCGTGGCTGCTGGCGACCGTCGTGGCGCCCGCGTACCGGGCACCGGCGGCGGTGCCGGCGGCAGCGGGCGGCACGGGCGGGGCGGACGTCCTCGCGCGGTTCGACGGCGGGATCACGCTTGAGGCTGCCGGCGTGGCGACGTCGAGCGGCGTCGTGCCGGATGACCTGACGCCGGGCGGAACGAATGGGCCGCCACCGCTCGGTCTCAAGCCGGGCGACAGCCTGGTCGTCGACCTGCGCTGGTCCGCGACGCAGCCCATCTCGCGCGACCTGTCCGTGTTCATCCACCTCGTCGACAGCAACGGGCTCGTCGTCGCCCAGCACGACAGCTACCCGGCCGCAGGTCGCTGGGCCACGTCGGACTGGCCGGTTGACGTCGCGATTCCGGATCGCCACGTCTTCCGCCTGCCGCCGGCGACCGCGGCACCGTGCGATTGCACGGCGATCGTTGGGCTCTACGATCATCGTACGGGCCAACGCGTCCGCCACGGAGGCAGCGCCGACACCGTCCTTCTCTCGTTCCTCTCCGTGCGCGCCCCCGTCGGCCCGGACGGCATCCCGTCCCCGATGCGCGTCCGCTTCGGCGACGCGATCGAACTCGTCGGCTACCGCCTGCCCACCCGCAGCGTGCACGCCGGCGAGACGCTGCCGCTCACGTTGTACTGGCGGTCGACGGCGCGGCTTCGCACGGACCACAAGGTCTCCGTGCAACTGCGGCGCGGGGCCGCCGAGACATGGGGCCAGCGGGACGAGGCGCCGGCCGACGGCACGCGGCCGACGTCGGGCTGGCGGCGCGGCGAGGTCGTGGCCGACGATCAGCCGGTGCCGGTGTACGCGGACGCCCCGCCGGATGCCTACACGCTCTTCGTCAAGGTGTACGATCCTGCGCGCGGCGGCCTGAGCGTCGACGTTTTCGGCCACGAGCTGGCGCTGGCGCCGGTGCGCGTGCTGGCGCCGTAGCACGTCAGGTCCGTGCTGCCATCGCACTTCCGAGTCCCCTCCCACCCACCTCCGGCCCCGTGCATCCAATCCCGTGCGTTCAATCCCGTGCATCCATGCCCCCGCAGAAAGCCGACCCGCCATGCCCTTCGCCACCCTCCGCTCCCTGTACCACGAGGAATTCGGCGCCTACCGCGCCGCCGACTTCACGCGCGATGCCCTCGCCGGGCTGACCGTGGCGGCCGTCTCGCTGCCGCTGGCGCTCGCGTTCGGCGTGGCATCCGGGGCGACGGCGGCGGCCGGGCTCGTCACGGCGATCCTGGCCGGCGTGATCATCGGCGGCTTGTCGGGCGCACCGTATCAGATCTCGGGGCCGACCGGCGCGATGAGCGCGATCCTGCTCGTCCTGGCGCACCGCTACGGCGTGGAAGGGGTGTGGGTCGCCGGGGCGATGGCCGGCATCGTCCTGCTCGTCGTCGGGTTGCTGCGCCTCGGCCGGTTCGTCGCGTTCATCCCGTCGCCGGTGATCAGCGGCTTCACGAGCGGCATCGCCGTGATCATCGCCGTCTCTCAGATCGACAACCTCCTCGGCGTGCGGACGCCCAAGGCGGACACCGCCTTTCTCCAGCTCATGGCGTACGTGCAGCATCCGCCGACGCCGCTCCTCCGGCCCCTGGCTGTCGGGCTCTTCGTCGTCGCGGTGATGGTCTTCTGGCCGCAGCGCTGGCAGCGCGTGCCGGCCTCGCTCATCGGGCTGGTGGCGGCGACGGCGATCGTGGCGCTCCTCGGCTGGCCCGTGCCGCAGATCGGCGACATCCCGCGCACGCTGCTGCTGGCCGACCGCCTTCGGCTCGGCGAGATTCCGTGGTCGCAGATGCGCGAGCTCCTGGCGCCGGCCCTGTCCATCGCGGCGCTCGGCGCAATCGAGAGCCTGTTGTGCGGGGCCGTCGGCAGCAACATGACCGGCGTCCGGTTGCGCGCGAACCAGGAGCTGATCGCGCAAGGCGTCGGCAACGTGCTCATCCCGTTCTTCGGCGGCGTACCGGCCACGGCGGCGATCGCCCGATCGAGCGTCGGCATCAAGAGCGGCGGGCGGACGCGCGTCGTGAGCTTCGTCCACAGCGCGGCGCTGTTGGCCACGGTGCTCGTGGGCGCATCGCTCATGGCGGCCGTCCCGCTCAGCGCGCTGGCGGGCGTGCTGCTGGTGACGGCGTGGCGGATGAACGAGTGGGAGGCGATCCGCTTCATGCGCCTCCACCGCCTGAAGTCCGCCATGCTCAAGTTCGCCGTGACGCTCGTCGCCACGGTCGCGCTCGACCTGACGCAGGCCATACTGCTGGGCGTCGCGCTCTCGGCCGTCTTCTTCATCGGACAGATCGCCGCGCTGACGATCGAAGTCCGGCCGGTGGACCCGGCACGCCTGCGCAACCCGCTGCCCGTCGCCTGGCCGGACCCATACGCCGGGATCCGGGTGGCGTATCTCTCCGGGCCGCTGTTCTTCGCCGCCACCGGACCGTTCAACGAGGCGTTCGCGCACCTGGAGGGCGTGCGCGCGCTCATCCTCTCGATGCGCGGCGTCCCGCTCGTCGACACGTCGGGGCTGCTCTCGCTCACCCACCTCCACGAACGGTTGGCGGCCGACGGCTCCCGTCTGCTCCTGGCCGCCGTCCAGCCGTCCGTCCTGGCCCAGCTCGAACGGGGCGGCTTGATCGGGGCGCTCGGCCCGGATGCCGTGTTCTGGGACGCCGAGGCGGCGATCCGGGCCGCTTCGGACGCCGGTTCGGACGCGTGAACATCGAGGACGGCGAGGTGGCGCGTCCTCCCGGATCAACGGCGTCAGCCGTTGGAGCCGGTGGCTCTGTTGGCCCGCTTCAGCTCGGTTGGCCCGCTTCGAATCGCCCGCCCACATGCGTCATGCCCTGAGCTTCCGGCGTCATCTGGGCCACCATGTGGAGCGCATCCGCCCAATCGTCCGTCGGCGCAGGGGGCCAGTCCGCCGTGGGATCGCCGACGAGGGCGCGCGCAGCAAAGTAGGCTTGCCAGAGCGGGTGCGCAAAGCGGACCTCATCACGATCGAGGTCGATGTCGAGCACGCCGAGCGCGTGGCCGGCGTCCAGGATGAGGGCGGCGGACGGATCGTCCAACGCGGCGCGGACTGCAGCGTAGCTGAGCGGCTCGCTCACCGTCGGACCGACGCGCTCCGTCGCAAGCGGCGGCAGCGCAAGAGCGGCCAGGCGCCGGAACAGCGGGCCGTCCTCGGGCAGGTCCCAGGGCGTCGGCCAACGGCGCGTGTTCATGATGCGGGCACGATCATGTGCGGTGAGGACCGCGCTCGAGACGACGATCGGGTTGTCGGCGGCCAGCTCGCGCACGAGCGCTTGGCGCAGGCTGCGCGTGAGCACCTCGGCGCAGCCCTGCTGGCGCACGTCGACGTCGGGCTGCGCCAGGAGCGCCGCCATGAACGGGCTTCGGGCGAGGTCGAAGAGCGGCCCGCCGATGACGGCGTCCGCCACTTCCTGGCCGCGCTCGGGGTCGCGGCGCGCGATGAGCGCCCGAACGCCCTCGGCGTCGAGCCCTTCCACGACGACGCGCGAGATCGGGAAGGCGGCGGTCGACATCGCCACCCGGTGGGACCCCGTCCGGCAGCTGAGGACGGCCCGGTTGCCGGGATGGATCGTCAGGTCGTCGGCCAGGAAGTGCTTCCAGGCGCGCAGCCGTTCGGCGTGCACAGCATCGCAGGCGTGCGGGATCTCGTTGAGCGCGTCGAGCAGGAACACCACCCGACCGGCCCGCATCAACGTCTGCAGCGGCGGCAGGTCGGGCTGATGGCCGGCCCACCGTGCCGCCAGCCAGTCCAGCGGACGCGGCGGCGCGCCGTCCGGCCCTTCCTCCCCGTAGCGGCTCAGATCGACCACGATCGGCACGCGATCCGTCCGCCCGGCCAACGCATCCGCGGACAGGGTGAGCGCAAGCCACCTCAGCAGCGTCGACTTGCCGCTGCCCGGAGGCCCGAGAAGGAGCACGGCGCTGTCAGGCACAGTGTCGAGGATCTTGCTCAGCGAAGTGAACCGGGCCGACCGATGCGTGGTGTCGTCGCCTTCGACGGACAGCGGCAGCGGAACGATCAGCTCCGCCAGCCTGTCTCGGCCGCGCCCCGCCTCGGCGATGCGACCCGCGTGGTAGCTGGTCATGTCGTCCGCGGTCGGCATCGGAGGCGGCAGGTGGGCGTCCGCCGGTTCGTGCGGATCCGGGTTGACCGGTGTCGCCCCGTCCTGTGCCGGCGCCGGCAGGTGCGACGGATCCATCACATCCGCCGCCGGCCGCTCATCCGCCAGACGGGCGGCCTCCACGATGCGCAGCTCGTGGTGATACAGAGCCTCGGCCAGCCGGGCATGGCCGGCGATCAGCCGCCGCTCGAGCGTACGATTCGTCGTCGAGAGCATCTTGGCGATGTCGCGCAGCGATCGGCCGCTCTTGACGAAATAGCGGTAGTAGAGGTAGCTCCAAGTCTCGAGGTCGGCGCTGCCCACCCCAAAATCCAGTTGGAGCATGCTCAGCGCGGCCAGCGAGGAAAGCGAGGTCCGGTCAAACCGCGGACCGGCGATGCCGTGGTGACGGCGGGCGTCCTCGAGGCAATGCCACGTGACACCGGCCAGGTGGTCCTGCAGCGCCATCGTGCGCGCGGCATCGCCCGGCGGCACGAGCGCGTCGAGCGCGCGGAGGCTGAGCAACGGGCTGTCGCTGAACATGCGGCCGTAACAGACCGCACGCAATGCACGTCGCACGTTGAGCGGGCTGATGTTGGCGGGGAGCGTGCTCGGATCGAGACTCAACATCATCGGCCGTCTTGTCTGTCGTTGACCGGGTGCGCTGTGGAGGCAATCATGCGACGGCGACGCGTCGAGACCGGCGCAATCCCGGCTAACCATCGCCAATCGGGGGTCCGAGTCAAGCGGCAGGCATCGGATTGTTCCGTACGGCAGCGGATCGTCATGCCTGCGTCTGAGTAGGCAACTCGCGGCGGTTCTGATACAAATAGAAAACAATGACCCGTCCGGCCGGCCGTGCGGTCGGACGACCACCATTCGCCGTGCCGTGGTCGAGACCAGCTGGAGGTGTGCCGTGCATTGCCGTGCCTTGGGACGTCGTGGATGGATTGTGCTGATGTGGGTGGTGATTGGCGGGCTGATCGCCGTGCCGACCACTCCCGCAACCGGCTTGACGCTGTGCCCGACCGGGGGACCAGGTCCGGGCGATCCGCACCCGGGGCCGGCCGTACCCTTCATCGGCGGCACGGTTTCGGATGGCAACGGTCAGCCGATCGACGGCGCGAATATCCACCTCACGCGTTGCGTGCTCGGCGTTCCGACGACCGCTGACGTCCAGGCCACCGCTTCGGACGGCAGCTTCGCGTTCGTGAACCTCATGCCCGGTGCCACGTACGTGGTCCACGCACCCCTCGACGGTGTCCTCGCCGGCCTCGTGCCTTCGTCCGACACGCTGAACCCAAGCTGGGCCATCCAAGGCTCGCACGGCGACGATCACGTCGACATGGTTTTCGAGTAGCGGCGCGGCCGCCGGCCCGGAGCCCTGAACGGGCAGAACGAATGAGGGGAGCGTGTGGGCTCGGCCACGCGCTCCCCCCTTCATCTCTCGATCCAGCCGACTCTCGAACCAGCCGAGCCCCGATCCAGCAACACGCGATGGCGAACGCACACCGCGCTGATCCGGCGGCTAGCCAGCCTTCGGTGCGTCCGCCTTGCGTCGTGCCGCCGGCGCCGGCGCGGCTGCCGCGAACTCAGCGGCCAGCCGCCTCACGCTCTCTTCGTCCTGGGCGACGCGCAGGAGGGCCGTGGCCCGCTGCTGCGTCGCCTGGGCCAGGGGCTCCTCGCCGCGCGTCCGGTGGAGCACGGCCAGGCCGCCGAGCGAGAGCCCGACCTGCCAGAAGCTACGGCTCTCCTCCGCCACCTTGAGGCTCTCGCGGTATCGGGCGAGCGAGCTGTCGTATTCGCCCTTGGCCAAAGCGATCTGGCCGAGGAGACGAAGCCCGTGGGCCAGCCCGTCGCTGTCGCCGGCCTTCGTGTACAGGGAGACGGCCAGCGTGGCCTCATGCCAAGCATCGTCGTGCGCGCCGGAGAGGATGTCGACCGCCGCCAGCAGGGCGTAGTTGCGGGCCAGCTCGAGGACTTCGGGCTGCTCGGCCAGGAGCGCCTGTCGCTGCTCGATGAGGTGGCGAGCGCGCACCGGGTCACGGCGCCGGATCTCGTTCTGGGCGGCGTTGTACAGCGCCGTCGACAGCAGGCGCGGCTCGTCGAGGCGGCGGGCCATGGCAATGCACTGGCCGTAGATCTCGGCCGCACGATCGAGCTCGTTCAATCCCTGGTGGGTGATCGCCAGGTTGCCGAGCGTGCGCAGCAACCCCGTGCCCGGCTCGCGGATCGCGCGCCATCGGGCATGCGCCTTCTCGAGCTGACGACGGGCAACGTCGCGGTCGTTGTCGAAGAAGGCCAACGTGCCCGAAGCGTGCAGGGCGCGGGCGTGCAGCAGCGGCGGCACCGCGCGCACCTCGGCAAGCAGACGGTCGATCTGTCGCCGCCCGTCGGACAGGAGCTGGCGGTGGCGGTAGTAGTCCCACAGCGCGGTCGGAATCGGCAGCGCGTCCAAAGCGCGGTCGCACGATACCGCATGATCGAGCGCGGCAGTGATCGTCGGGAGCAAAGCGTCGAATTGCATGAGCCAGTCGTCGCGGGCGGGGGTCTGGATGGCCGCTTCGGCCTCCGCCGCCCACTTGGCCAGGGCGTCGAGCGTCCACTCCTGACCCGACGCGGCGCCGTCCGCCGGCGCGGCCCGCGATTCGGCGGCATCGGGCCAGTGCGGGGCAGCGCCGACATGGACAGGACCCGCGTCCGACGGGCCGGCAGCCGACCATGCACCCACGACACCGTGCAGCTGGCCGGCCATCGCCGCGACGGGGGTCGGGAGCGCAGCGGCCACCATCTGGCGCGCGCCTTCGGCGAGGTCGTGGTAGCGCTGTTGGTGCGGCGTCAGCCAGGATTGGCGGTGGGACGGCAGCAGCCCCTGGCCGTACAGCTCGAGCGCCGCTTCGAGGTGGCGCAGCCGCTGATCGACCGTCGGCGCAGCGCCGGCGGCGGCCAGCTCGGCCAGGAACTCGCGCGTGTCCAGTCCGAGATCGGTCCGCAACCGGAGGCTGTGGCGGGTCTCCTCGAACGGCGTGTCGAGTCCTTCCGCCGCTGTCAGCTTCTTGAGGAGGAACAAGTTGTACGATAGGTGCTTGCGCGCCGTGGAGACGTCGGTGGACGGCCAGATGTCGGCGGCGATGGATTTGCGCAGGTGCCACGTGTCCGGTGCGATGGCCATGTACATCAACAGCAGCTCGGGCCGGTTGGCGTTGAAGTGGCGGAACGGTCGCCCTGCCGATTCGAGGCCGAACGTGCCGAGCAGGCGAACGCGAAATGGACCGGGAGCGCTCATGTGCGGTAAACCCCCATCGGGTAATCGAACCATCGGTGGCTGGCCGGCGCAACGACCTCAGGGAGGGTCGAGTGTCCGATTGCGCCCAATTCCATACGTGATTATATCGATAATTCCATGCAGGGGGGCAGTGCTCCCGTGAGCGATGTGCCGGCCGCACCGACAGCGGACCCGGGAGCGGCCGAATCGGCACTGTCGGCCGCACCGATTCGGCCGGCCACAGGCCGATCCGCACGGTTGACCTCGGCCGTGCGGTGGGGGGCGGTCGCCGCGGTCGCCGTGTTCACGTTTCCGCCCGTCGTGCTGCCGGCGGAGACCACGCTCGACGCTTCGTGGGTGCTGGCGCTCAACTTCGCGGCGGCGCGCGGCCTCGTGCACGGCCGCGATCTGGTCTGGACGTTCGGCCCGCTCGGATCGGCGGTCTACCCGCTCGACATCGGCGGCAACCTGACGTGGGCGGTGCCGCTGCGGCTCGGCGTGATGGCGGCATGGTGGTGGGCCGTTGCCCGCCTGGTGCGCCGAACCCCCGGGACGCTCGCGCCGACCGTGCTGGCAGCGGCGA
Above is a window of Candidatus Avedoeria danica DNA encoding:
- a CDS encoding SulP family inorganic anion transporter; the encoded protein is MPFATLRSLYHEEFGAYRAADFTRDALAGLTVAAVSLPLALAFGVASGATAAAGLVTAILAGVIIGGLSGAPYQISGPTGAMSAILLVLAHRYGVEGVWVAGAMAGIVLLVVGLLRLGRFVAFIPSPVISGFTSGIAVIIAVSQIDNLLGVRTPKADTAFLQLMAYVQHPPTPLLRPLAVGLFVVAVMVFWPQRWQRVPASLIGLVAATAIVALLGWPVPQIGDIPRTLLLADRLRLGEIPWSQMRELLAPALSIAALGAIESLLCGAVGSNMTGVRLRANQELIAQGVGNVLIPFFGGVPATAAIARSSVGIKSGGRTRVVSFVHSAALLATVLVGASLMAAVPLSALAGVLLVTAWRMNEWEAIRFMRLHRLKSAMLKFAVTLVATVALDLTQAILLGVALSAVFFIGQIAALTIEVRPVDPARLRNPLPVAWPDPYAGIRVAYLSGPLFFAATGPFNEAFAHLEGVRALILSMRGVPLVDTSGLLSLTHLHERLAADGSRLLLAAVQPSVLAQLERGGLIGALGPDAVFWDAEAAIRAASDAGSDA
- a CDS encoding tetratricopeptide repeat protein, which encodes MSAPGPFRVRLLGTFGLESAGRPFRHFNANRPELLLMYMAIAPDTWHLRKSIAADIWPSTDVSTARKHLSYNLFLLKKLTAAEGLDTPFEETRHSLRLRTDLGLDTREFLAELAAAGAAPTVDQRLRHLEAALELYGQGLLPSHRQSWLTPHQQRYHDLAEGARQMVAAALPTPVAAMAGQLHGVVGAWSAAGPSDAGPVHVGAAPHWPDAAESRAAPADGAASGQEWTLDALAKWAAEAEAAIQTPARDDWLMQFDALLPTITAALDHAVSCDRALDALPIPTALWDYYRHRQLLSDGRRQIDRLLAEVRAVPPLLHARALHASGTLAFFDNDRDVARRQLEKAHARWRAIREPGTGLLRTLGNLAITHQGLNELDRAAEIYGQCIAMARRLDEPRLLSTALYNAAQNEIRRRDPVRARHLIEQRQALLAEQPEVLELARNYALLAAVDILSGAHDDAWHEATLAVSLYTKAGDSDGLAHGLRLLGQIALAKGEYDSSLARYRESLKVAEESRSFWQVGLSLGGLAVLHRTRGEEPLAQATQQRATALLRVAQDEESVRRLAAEFAAAAPAPAARRKADAPKAG
- a CDS encoding carboxypeptidase regulatory-like domain-containing protein; this encodes MWVVIGGLIAVPTTPATGLTLCPTGGPGPGDPHPGPAVPFIGGTVSDGNGQPIDGANIHLTRCVLGVPTTADVQATASDGSFAFVNLMPGATYVVHAPLDGVLAGLVPSSDTLNPSWAIQGSHGDDHVDMVFE
- a CDS encoding NACHT domain-containing protein, with product MMLSLDPSTLPANISPLNVRRALRAVCYGRMFSDSPLLSLRALDALVPPGDAARTMALQDHLAGVTWHCLEDARRHHGIAGPRFDRTSLSSLAALSMLQLDFGVGSADLETWSYLYYRYFVKSGRSLRDIAKMLSTTNRTLERRLIAGHARLAEALYHHELRIVEAARLADERPAADVMDPSHLPAPAQDGATPVNPDPHEPADAHLPPPMPTADDMTSYHAGRIAEAGRGRDRLAELIVPLPLSVEGDDTTHRSARFTSLSKILDTVPDSAVLLLGPPGSGKSTLLRWLALTLSADALAGRTDRVPIVVDLSRYGEEGPDGAPPRPLDWLAARWAGHQPDLPPLQTLMRAGRVVFLLDALNEIPHACDAVHAERLRAWKHFLADDLTIHPGNRAVLSCRTGSHRVAMSTAAFPISRVVVEGLDAEGVRALIARRDPERGQEVADAVIGGPLFDLARSPFMAALLAQPDVDVRQQGCAEVLTRSLRQALVRELAADNPIVVSSAVLTAHDRARIMNTRRWPTPWDLPEDGPLFRRLAALALPPLATERVGPTVSEPLSYAAVRAALDDPSAALILDAGHALGVLDIDLDRDEVRFAHPLWQAYFAARALVGDPTADWPPAPTDDWADALHMVAQMTPEAQGMTHVGGRFEAGQPS